The genomic region ATATGACTGTGGAACAATATAAACAACAAGGCATAGACTTAACCAGCAAAGAAAACAAAGACATGAAGGCCCAATTGGAAAAAAGTGTGCTGGACGATTTGATTACCAAAACCCTGCTGATGCAGGAAGCGGAAAGACAAAAATTAACTCCTTCTAAAGAAGAGGTGGACAAAAGCATCAAGGATATTAAGGCCACCTTTGGCAAAGAAGAAGATTTTAAAAAAGCTTTAGCAGAAGTCAAAATGACCGAACAGGATGTTAGGGAAGATATAACCTTCCGCCTTACTTACCAAAAACTTGTGGACAAGGTGACGGCTGACGTAAAGGCCCCCACCGAAGCAGAAATTGCTAAATATTACAATGAGCATAAAGATCAGTTTGGCACTCCGGAACGGTTGGAGGTAAAGCACATACTGTTTGCCTTTGACGGCAAGGTACCTAATGCCCCTAAACGTACCGAGGCAGAGGCACTGCAGGCAGCTAAACTGGCTTTAGCCGAAATAACCCAAAAGGGACGCGACTTCGCTGCTGTGGCGCGGGAAAAGTCTGATGATTTAGGTACTCGGGAGAACGGTGGTAGCTATACCGTAGATAAAGGTGCCGGTACCACAGACCCGGCCTTTGAAAAAGCCGCCGCCGCCCTTAAGCCCGGGGAAATCACTAAACAACCGGTAAAAAGTGCCTATGGCTATCACCTAATTAAACTGGAAAAAATTGAACCCGCTACCCAAAAGAGCTTAGCTGAGGTCAAAGACCAGATTGCCGCCCAGCTAGAAAGCGAGGCCAAGCAAGCCAAATTTTCCCAATTTGTAGATGAATTAAAGAAAAAGGCTGAGATAGACAATCGTTTAGCCCCAAAAACCGGCGATTCGTCAAAAAAATAGGGAAAAAACCAAAACCCGAAAATATTTTGCTCAGGTTGGAAAATAATGAATAACACCTTCCCTGCTGTTATATACTATCAGTGAAAGCTAATCCGCGTAGATTATGCAGAAAAAGGAGGGAAGGAAACTATTATGAAAGCAACTGGTATCGTTCGTCGTATTGACGATTTAGGTCGGGTTGTAATTCCTAAAGAGATAAGAAGAACCTTAAGGATTCGTGAAGGAGACCCCCTTGAGATCTTTGTAGATAGGGAAGGTGAGGTAATACTTAAAAAATACTCACCTATTGGAGAGCTGGGTGACTTTGCTAAAGAATATGCAGATTCATTATATGAGGCTCTGGGTCACATTGCTTGCATTGCCGACCGGGATACCATTATTGCAGTGGCCGGCGCTCCCAAAAAAGAATTTATCAACAAACCCATAGGTCCCAATGTTGAAAAGGTTATGGAAGATCGTAAGGCAGTTGTTATTAACAACCCTGGCAACGATCCTCATTGTAAGGAATGCGGCATTACCGAAGATGGTGAATGTAAATATTCTTCAGAAGTAATAGCTCCGATTATTTCTGAAGGCGATCCCATTGGTGCAGTTATCTTAGCTTCCAAAGATCCTGATACCAAAATGGGAGAAATGGAACTTAAATTGGCGGAAACCGCAGCAGGTTTCTTAGCAAAACAAATGGAACAATAACGTAAATCCGAGGGCCTAACAGGCCCCTTTTTTTGCCTGGCAGGTATTCTCCTTTGGGGCCGGCTGTTCGCTTTTCGCTATTCGCCGTTCGCCAAAGAGATCTTTGCGAAAAGCGAATGACGAAAAGCGAATAGCTGACCCAAAAGTAAAGCTTAGGAGGGTTATTATGGACAAGCTAATTACTATTGTCGGCCTGGGGCCAGGTGATCCGGGCATGTTGCCCATGAAAGTTTGGGAACAACTAAATTCGGGCGTGCCGGTTTATTTACGGACCAAAATACACCCCACTGTTGACTGGTTAGATAAACAGGGAATAAAATATAAGGCCCTGGATAAATATTATGACCGGGCCGCCACCTTTGATGAGGTTTACTTACAAATAGCCCGGGAAATTATCCGGGTAGCCCAAAATGGGCCGGTTATTTATGCTGTTCCGGGTCATCCCATGGTGGCAGAGGAATCCGTGCGATTAATTTTATCCTTTGCTGCCAAAGAAGGGATCCAGGTGCGGGTAGTGCCGGCCATGAGTTTCCTGGATGCCCTGTCCGCCAGCCTGGGGCTGGATCCGGCCAAGGGAATGCATATTTTGGATGCCCTGAGCTTAGATGAGCAGCACCCGGATCCGCGGGTGGGTACGGTGGTAACCCAAGTTTATGACCGTATTACCGCTGGCGAAGCCAAACTGGCCCTGATGGAATATTATCCTGATGAACATACAGTGACAGTTGTGCGGGCAGCGGGGATCCCCGGGGAAGAGAGAATAGAACGGGTGCCTTTATATGAATTAGATCGACTGACCTGGCTGGATCACTTGACTAGTTTATACATAGAGCCCTTAGCGGCAGAGCCGGCTGTGACAGAGGAGTTTAATAACAGTGAAACAACCGGTGGGGCGGGTGAAGATACCGTCTACCACTGTTCTTTTCCCCTGGACCCTTTAGTGGAGGTTATGGCTGCCCTGCGGGCGGAAAACGGTTGTCCTTGGGATAGGGAGCAAACACACCAATCCTTAAAACAATACTTAATTGAAGAAACTTATGAGGTTATTGATGCCCTGGACGAAGGGCCAATGTATAAAATTTGTGAAGAATTGGGAGACTTATTATTACAAATTGTTTTTCATGCACAAATTGCCAGCGAGAATAATCACTTTGACATGAATGATGTAGTGGAGGCCATTACCGAAAAAATGCTGCGTCGCCACCCCCATGTTTTTGGTACCACCCAGGTTAAAAATAGCCAGGAAGTGCTGATTAACTGGGATAAAATCAAGGCCCAGGAGCGTGGTGAAGAGTCTCAAGTAAAACCTCTACTGGCCAGTATACCCAGGGGGTTACCCGCTTTGTTGCGAGCGGAAAAGGTGCAGGCCAAGGCGGCCCGGGTGGGATTTGATTGGCCGGATTATCACGGTGCATTGGATAAAGTTAAGGAAGAATTGCAGGAAGTTATCCAGGCCCTGCAAGCACCAAACGATGCAGCTGTGGCAGAAGAAATAGGGGATTTGCTCTTTGCGGTGGTTAATTTGGCAAGGCTTTTAGAGGTAGAGGCCGAAGGGGCTTTAACCCAAACCACGAATAAATTTATCAAAAGGTTTAATTATATTGAACAGCAGGCCACCCGGTCCGGGCAAAAATTGACCGAATTAAATTTGCAGCAAATGGACCAATGGTGGGAAGAAGCAAAGGCTAAAGAATAAAAATGTCAAGCCAAAGTTTTTCGGGAATATTTTTCCTTTTAGGGAGGAAAACCCAATAATATAGCGAAATAGCAAATAATCATTATGATTATCGAGGAGGGTCCTTATTTGAACAAGGCCGAATTAATCTCTGCCGTAGCAGAAAAAACCGAATTAACCAAGAAAGATGCTGAAAAAGCTGTATCTGCCGTTTTGGATAGCATTCAGGAGGCTATGGCCAAAGGTGACAAAATCCAACTGGTAGGTTTCGGTACCTTTGAATCCAAAGCACGTAAAGCCAGGGAAGGTCGTAACCCGCAAACCGGGGAAACCATTCAGATACCTGCCACCAGGGTACCTGTATTTAAACCGGGTAAAGCCCTGAAAGATGCTGTGGCTAATCTTCCTGTAGAATAGGTAGTTCATTTATCCCGGAGGTTTTTTATATTGCGTTTGGACAAGTTTCTCAAGGTCTCCAGGGTTATTAAAAGACGCACATTAGCCAAGGAAGTTTGTGATAGTGGCCATGCTTTAGTCAATGGCCGGGTAGCTAAAGCAGGATTAGAGGTAAAACCCGGTGACAGGGTTGAACTAAACTTTGGCCCAAGAAAATTAATTTTTGAAATTCTAGACATTAAAGAAACCGTTCCGGCAAAAGAGGCCGGCAGCTTATACAAAATCATTGAGCAATAATCATTTCTTTGTGAACCAGGGTACTTCCGAAATAAGAAGTACCCTGAATTTGTTTATGGCTAATATTTTTCCGGCAAGGTGAAGAAAATAAAACAAAATAATATCGGGGGGATTATCAAGTGAAAAATCGTTGGATACGTTGCTTCACCTTGTTGATGGTTGTTTTAGTCATTGTTGCTGCCGGTTGTGCCAAAGGGCCGGCCAAAAAACCGGAAACAGGACATAGGGTCTATAAGTCTGAGCCCACTATTAGTTTGTATGAAAATGAAACTGGTCAAAAGAAACAAATTAAGCTGGAGGAATATGTTGCTTCGGTGGTGGCAGCGGAAATGGAACCCACCTGGCCGGTCAATGCTCTGGCTGCCCAAGCCATTTTAGCCCGGACTTTTACCATGGAAAATATTGAGTCCGGCAGGGTAAGAAATTTGCACGGGACGGATGTTTCCACCAGCGTGGAAGAATCCCAGGCCTATGATCCTTCCCGGGTGAACGCTAATGTAAGAAAAGCCGTCCAAATGACCCGGGGACAAGTTATTACCTACAACGGAAAATATATCAAAGCCTGGTTTTCCGCCAGTAATGGGGGCAAGACCGCCAGCGCTACTGAGGGATTGGCTTATTATAAGACCCCGACCCCGTACATTAGAGCCAACGTCGATGATCCCTTGTCGATCCGGAATACCACACCGGAAATAAAACAGTGGACCGCCACTATACCCGGCGCTAAAGTCAGGGAGGCAGTTAAGAGTATTGCCGGTCGTGATCCCGGACCGCTAACCTCCGCTGGTATTGCCCAAAAGGGTCCCTCCGGCCGCACTGAGCAATTGAGAATTAACAATACCGTAGTGGGTGGTCCGGCCTTCCGCCTGGCTGCAGGCAGCACCGATGTACGATCCATGTTCCTGACCAATGTAATGGTACAGGGAGGTAATCTGGTGCTAACCGGCAAAGGTTACGGCCACGGTGTAGGTATGTCCCAGTGGGGTGCCAGAAACATGGCTCTGCAAGGCAAATCACCCCAAGATATAATTAGGTTTTATTTTAAAGATATCAAGATCGAGAAGCTTTATAAGTAAAAGCGGCCTTTTGGTCGCTTTTACTTATGGGTATTCCTTAGTGGTCTAGCCTATAGGTATTACTTCGGGGTTCTGCCTTATAGGTATTACTTTTAGGTCCTGCCTTGGCTTATAAGCTTTTCTTTTGGGTCCCCGCAATTAGTCTTGGCTCACAGGTATACCACCCGGGTCCTGCTGCTAGCAAAGAGCGAAAAGCGAAGGGCGAAAAGCGAACAGCGAATGGCTAAGAGCCGCCCCAGAGAATATCCCAAAGCCAACAGCCAACAGCAGGACCGCAAAGAATTGCCCCTGGGCCAAGACCGGCCCCTAAAGCGCCGAGACTAGACCCCGGAGGAATACCCTCAAGTCTAATAGCATATATATTACTGATCATGCCCCGGGGGGAACGGAGGGATACCGTGGAACAGTACAGCCAGCACCTATTAACTATTGAAGGGCGGAAAAAATTAAAGTTAGAAGGGGTTCAACATGTAGGGAGCTTTGATGAAAAGGAAATTACGTTGGATACCAATATGGGTTTTCTCCGGTTGAAGGGTGAGGGAATGCACATAACTCACCTCAATCTTGATGAAGGCAGCCTGGTGGTGGAAGGATTTATTAACGGGTTAGAGTATATGGAAGGCCGCACGGCCAAGGGCAGTAAACGGGCCAAGGGCTTAATGAATCGGCTCCTTAAATAATATCTCATATCTAACCCCTCACATCTAACTTCTTAAATTGGAGGGTGGTGCAGCCATTGGTCCCCTTGCTGGATCAGTTTTACTATTTCGCTTTAACAATATTTGTAGGGATGGTGTGCGGGTTTTGTTATGACCTGTATAAAGTAACCAGGGGAACATTAAGGCTGCGACGGTTAGGAACCGCCTTGGGTGATGTTTTATTTTGGCTGATGCTTACCCTGGTGGTTTTTGTGTTGCTTTTATTGGGTAACTGGGGTGAGGTAAGATTATATGTTTTATTGGGCCTAGCCCTGGGAGCTGTCATATATCTGCACTTTCTTAGCCGACGAGCCACCTCACTATTGCAGTGGGCTTTTAGAGTGGTGCACCAATTCCTAAAATTATTGCTAAAGGTATTCTTCTTTCTGGTCACGGCAATTTGTTTTCCCTTTAGGATATTGTACCTGTCTATAGTAATCCCACTGAAGATGGTGGCAGGGATAACCGGGAAAGTAATCAGGGGAGCCGGGGCGCTGGTGCATAAGTTGGTTGGCAAACCAATCAGCAGAGTAAAAAGAGGCATCAGAGGTCGATTATCCTCGATTTTCCCCATTTTTGAATATAAGGATGATAATAAATAGGCCAAATGGCCTATTTTGCGTTTTTTAGGGCATGATTTTTATCCTAATTTTCCAGGGCTGGCAGGAAATTCTTAAGTCTTGTAGTAAATTTGTAATTAATATGTAGTAAGTTTGTACACAGACTGTGGATATCTTGTGGATAACTTGTGGATTCTCTTTGGGAGTTGAACTGGTTGCAGATCGAGATTAGGGGAGCGGAGAAACTCAGCTTTAGGGAACGTCAGGTTGTTACATTAAAGGAAATGGGCTATTCTACCGAACGTATAGCAGCTAAATTAAAACTGAGTCCCAGCTCCGTAGGGACTTTATATAATCGTGCCCGTTCTAAAGGGTATCAGGTGGTTATTGTGATACCGGGGCATAATTTGGGTCTGTTTGATGTTGAGGAAGAGGAGGAACTGGGTGAATGAACTCCACAGGTAAGGAAAAGGTGACCGATTTAAAACTGCATCGGGAAAAAAAGATGCCCGCCGGGGGGCGGCGCCGGCGGGGGGGCGGCAGGTTGATCCTCATGGTTTCTTTGGCCATTGTAGGATATGTTACCTTTACTTTAGGAAACCAAATCA from Desulfotomaculum nigrificans DSM 574 harbors:
- a CDS encoding sigma factor-like helix-turn-helix DNA-binding protein, which codes for MQIEIRGAEKLSFRERQVVTLKEMGYSTERIAAKLKLSPSSVGTLYNRARSKGYQVVIVIPGHNLGLFDVEEEEELGE
- the yabP gene encoding sporulation protein YabP, translated to MEQYSQHLLTIEGRKKLKLEGVQHVGSFDEKEITLDTNMGFLRLKGEGMHITHLNLDEGSLVVEGFINGLEYMEGRTAKGSKRAKGLMNRLLK
- the mazG gene encoding nucleoside triphosphate pyrophosphohydrolase → MDKLITIVGLGPGDPGMLPMKVWEQLNSGVPVYLRTKIHPTVDWLDKQGIKYKALDKYYDRAATFDEVYLQIAREIIRVAQNGPVIYAVPGHPMVAEESVRLILSFAAKEGIQVRVVPAMSFLDALSASLGLDPAKGMHILDALSLDEQHPDPRVGTVVTQVYDRITAGEAKLALMEYYPDEHTVTVVRAAGIPGEERIERVPLYELDRLTWLDHLTSLYIEPLAAEPAVTEEFNNSETTGGAGEDTVYHCSFPLDPLVEVMAALRAENGCPWDREQTHQSLKQYLIEETYEVIDALDEGPMYKICEELGDLLLQIVFHAQIASENNHFDMNDVVEAITEKMLRRHPHVFGTTQVKNSQEVLINWDKIKAQERGEESQVKPLLASIPRGLPALLRAEKVQAKAARVGFDWPDYHGALDKVKEELQEVIQALQAPNDAAVAEEIGDLLFAVVNLARLLEVEAEGALTQTTNKFIKRFNYIEQQATRSGQKLTELNLQQMDQWWEEAKAKE
- a CDS encoding SpoIID/LytB domain-containing protein — translated: MKNRWIRCFTLLMVVLVIVAAGCAKGPAKKPETGHRVYKSEPTISLYENETGQKKQIKLEEYVASVVAAEMEPTWPVNALAAQAILARTFTMENIESGRVRNLHGTDVSTSVEESQAYDPSRVNANVRKAVQMTRGQVITYNGKYIKAWFSASNGGKTASATEGLAYYKTPTPYIRANVDDPLSIRNTTPEIKQWTATIPGAKVREAVKSIAGRDPGPLTSAGIAQKGPSGRTEQLRINNTVVGGPAFRLAAGSTDVRSMFLTNVMVQGGNLVLTGKGYGHGVGMSQWGARNMALQGKSPQDIIRFYFKDIKIEKLYK
- a CDS encoding RNA-binding S4 domain-containing protein; the encoded protein is MRLDKFLKVSRVIKRRTLAKEVCDSGHALVNGRVAKAGLEVKPGDRVELNFGPRKLIFEILDIKETVPAKEAGSLYKIIEQ
- the spoVT gene encoding stage V sporulation protein T is translated as MKATGIVRRIDDLGRVVIPKEIRRTLRIREGDPLEIFVDREGEVILKKYSPIGELGDFAKEYADSLYEALGHIACIADRDTIIAVAGAPKKEFINKPIGPNVEKVMEDRKAVVINNPGNDPHCKECGITEDGECKYSSEVIAPIISEGDPIGAVILASKDPDTKMGEMELKLAETAAGFLAKQMEQ
- a CDS encoding HU family DNA-binding protein, with translation MNKAELISAVAEKTELTKKDAEKAVSAVLDSIQEAMAKGDKIQLVGFGTFESKARKAREGRNPQTGETIQIPATRVPVFKPGKALKDAVANLPVE
- a CDS encoding SurA N-terminal domain-containing protein; its protein translation is MHYKLRVGLLALLSLLLILTGCASNNADVVATVNGKEITRAELDKQVNMTVEQYKQQGIDLTSKENKDMKAQLEKSVLDDLITKTLLMQEAERQKLTPSKEEVDKSIKDIKATFGKEEDFKKALAEVKMTEQDVREDITFRLTYQKLVDKVTADVKAPTEAEIAKYYNEHKDQFGTPERLEVKHILFAFDGKVPNAPKRTEAEALQAAKLALAEITQKGRDFAAVAREKSDDLGTRENGGSYTVDKGAGTTDPAFEKAAAALKPGEITKQPVKSAYGYHLIKLEKIEPATQKSLAEVKDQIAAQLESEAKQAKFSQFVDELKKKAEIDNRLAPKTGDSSKK
- the yabQ gene encoding spore cortex biosynthesis protein YabQ — protein: MQPLVPLLDQFYYFALTIFVGMVCGFCYDLYKVTRGTLRLRRLGTALGDVLFWLMLTLVVFVLLLLGNWGEVRLYVLLGLALGAVIYLHFLSRRATSLLQWAFRVVHQFLKLLLKVFFFLVTAICFPFRILYLSIVIPLKMVAGITGKVIRGAGALVHKLVGKPISRVKRGIRGRLSSIFPIFEYKDDNK